Below is a genomic region from Terriglobales bacterium.
AGTGTTCCTGCTGCCGTCCACCATGGCGCTCTACGCCGCGGTGAATGGGACGGCCTGGGACCTGCAGGACCTCCAGGACCTGGATGCCTTCCCCTCGCAACTCCTGGGCCCGGCGGTATCCGCCTTCTTCGTCGCCACCTCTCCCGTCCGTCTGGCCATCGCACTGCGGGCCGACGCGACTCACCCCATCGCACACGTCCCGCTCTTCGAGCTGGACTGTGCGCTGCTCCGCTAGAACTCCGGCCGATCGGACCCGTTAACGGCGATCCATCTCGCCATTCCATCCATTCTTAACGGCAGCTTGGCTGCAAGATCAGGAGACAGCAACATGGCACGTGCAGCGGAACAGGAAGTCATGGACATGGTGGTCCGATTGGTCTCCGATGACCACCTCGCGGTGGACTTCGAGCTGGGGCTTTGCCGCTTCTGCAATGCCCGCATCGAGTCCTGGGACCCGCGTGACCTGGAGAAACACCGGCCTGAATGCCCCTGGGATGGTGTCCGCAGGAGATTGGGACTGGCATGAGCCCACGGTGGAGGGACGCCGGACCGGCGTCCCTCCGCCGAACCGACAGCCAGGGGTAGGCCAGCCGTAGGCTAGGATAGTGGCGTGGCCGACCTGCTGCGGATCCACAACCTGAACGTCCACTTCGTCTCCCGTAATGGCCCGTTGCCGGCGGTGCGCGATGTCTCGTTCGACATCGGGAGCGGGGAATCGCTGGCCCTGGTGGGAGAATCGGGTTCCGGCAAATCGGTGACCGCGCTCTCCATCATGCGGCTGTTACCCCCGCAGGCCCGTCTCAGCGGGGAGATCCAATTCGACAAGCAGTCGCTGCTCACGCTCTCCGACCAGGAGATGCGCCCCTTCCGCGGCGCGCGCATCAGCATGATCTTCCAGGAGCCTATGACCGCGCTGAACCCTGTGATGCGGGCGGGGGAGCAGGTGGCGGAAGCAGTGCTGACCCACGGCCAGGGGCGGCAGGTCTCGAGGAAGGTGGCCTGGGAGCGCGCCGTCGAGGCGCTGGGCGACGTCGGCCTGCGCGATCCAGAGGGCAGCGCCCGCGCCTATCCCCACCAGCTTTCCGGCGGACAGCGGCAGCGGGTGATGATTGCCATGGCCATCGTCAACCGCCCCCAGTTGCTCATCGCCGATGAGCCCACCACCGCGCTCGATGTCACCGTGCAGGCGCAGATCGTCGGGCTGCTGCGCCAGCTGCGCCAGAGGTTCAACCTCTCGCTGCTGTTCATCTCCCACGACCTGGGCCTGGTGGCGCAACTGGTGGACCGGGTGGCGGTGATGTACGCCGGCTCGATCGTGGAACGCGGCTCGCTGCGCGACATCTTCCATCACCCCGTCCATCCCTACACCAAGGGCATGCTGG
It encodes:
- a CDS encoding ABC transporter ATP-binding protein, producing MADLLRIHNLNVHFVSRNGPLPAVRDVSFDIGSGESLALVGESGSGKSVTALSIMRLLPPQARLSGEIQFDKQSLLTLSDQEMRPFRGARISMIFQEPMTALNPVMRAGEQVAEAVLTHGQGRQVSRKVAWERAVEALGDVGLRDPEGSARAYPHQLSGGQRQRVMIAMAIVNRPQLLIADEPTTALDVTVQAQIVGLLRQLRQRFNLSLLFISHDLGLVAQLVDRVAVMYAGSIVERGSLRDIFHHPVHPYTKGMLGAVPTLRTERALPLRTIEGVVPSAAAMPPGCPFQPRCELAQPQCSDGLPPLLEAGPGHDARCPVVIERQ